GAAATCCGATTTCGCTAGCGCGTATTCTGGGCTATCGATGTCTTTATTTTTGAGATTTTTGCGTTTTATGCGTTCATATTCTCGTCGAAACGATTCGTTCTCGATTAGTTTGTCTCGTAGTTTCAGTTGATTTTTTACAACCTCAGATTGGATGGAGCAATAGTGAAGATTGAATTGTCTTGGATTCCCTTTTATGAACCAATGCCGGCCTTCAATACCTGCTTCTCCTTTATATATATAGTCGATTGTGGCAAGTTGGTCAATAATGGTCTGTGAGGGAGGAAATGTACTGGCTTCTATAGCGATGTCAATAATCGGTTTTGCCATTAAGTCGGGAACCGCTGTACTACCTACGTGGTGAATGTTATCGACCTGCTGCGCCAGTACGTTAAAAAGCTTCTGTTGCTCCAGATTGAAAATTGACGCCCATTGGTCGTCGTGTTTTTGCAGCTTTATTAATTCCATTTTTGCACTAGTTTTTCCTGAGCTTGCGCGGTCGTTTGGATATACGTACAGTAAGAATATTTTGACACTGGTGAGCGTACTGTTTAAGCTCAATCAGGCTGCTATCTCATGTATACGTTTTGAAAATAGCTGTTTGCCTTTTGGTTTCCACCATGAACGGCAATGCCTGTTTTGTAATAGGCCTGGTAGGCAACTATACAAAACAAGCACTACAATGTTTAGGCTTATCTGGAAAAAATGATCCGTTCATTGACAACCGGGTTGCGGATGAGCAACTTTATAGTTTCCAACTGGCTCTGTGATAGTACCTTCCTCGATCGTTTATCAATGATAAGCCTCCGTCGACTAAGGAATGACCGAAGGAACGCCCTGGAAACGGGCCGATACACTGATTGGGGTTATTTCTTTGTAATAAGTACCCGCTAAAGTCCCGCGTATAGGTTTTCCGGCACCACTGTATTCGGTAATGGTTACCATGATGTTGCCCGACACCCACTCCGTACTATACGGTTTATAGTATCCATGTGCGTAGCCCTCGCCAGATGTTCCTGCTGCAATAGTATGATTAGGGCCGTCTTTAGGGAAGTTATACGTACCTTTTCCCCGAAAATCGTCGATGATAAAGGAGACAAATGGGAGGCCTGTGGGT
This window of the Spirosoma aerolatum genome carries:
- a CDS encoding GrpB family protein, coding for MELIKLQKHDDQWASIFNLEQQKLFNVLAQQVDNIHHVGSTAVPDLMAKPIIDIAIEASTFPPSQTIIDQLATIDYIYKGEAGIEGRHWFIKGNPRQFNLHYCSIQSEVVKNQLKLRDKLIENESFRREYERIKRKNLKNKDIDSPEYALAKSDFIQKVIPSNNG